The genomic stretch TCCATCACAAAAAACATGGAAAAACGGGGCGGTGGCATCAACAATATTGAGTTAAGGGATTTGAGCGATACAATTGAAGGCTACCATCAGCTCCACTGCACTTTTGAGACTCTGGATGCCATGGGAGCCAATTTCATCAATTCCTGTTTGGAAGAATTTGCCAAAACATTAAAAGAGCAAGCACTTGCTTTTGATGCTTTTACGGAAGAGGAAAAAGACATTGAAGTGGTGATGAGCATCCTATCCAACTATGTGCCGAATTGTTTGGTGAAAGCTGAAGTGAGCTGTCCCATTTCGGAATTGGGCAATACGGATATGCCAGCCAAGGCATTTGCCGAAAAGTTTGTACAGGCCGTAAATATTGCCAAAGCGGAACCTTACAGGGCGGTTACGCACAATAAGGGCATCATGAACGGTATCGATGCCGTGGTTCTTGCCACAGGAAATGATTTTAGGGCCGTGGAGGCCGGTGTGCATGCCTACGCTTCCAAAACGGGGCACTACTCCAGCTTGACACATGCCAAAATCGAAGACGGTATTTTTAAATTTTGGATCGAGGTTCCACTGGCCCTTGGCACCGTGGGCGGATTGACCACATTGCATCCGTTGGTGAAACTTGCGCTGGAAATACTTCAAAATCCAACTGCAAAAGAGTTGATGCAGGTAGTCGCCGTGGCCGGATTGGCCCAAAATTTTGCGGCCGTTCGCAGTTTGGTGACCACGGGGATTCAAAAAGGACATATGAAAATGCACTTGTTGAACATGTTGAATCAACTTGGAGCCACCGAATCTGAAAAACAACAACTGGTCACTTTTTTTAAGGATCAAACCGTAACCAATGCCGCGGTGAAGGAAGCTTTGGAAAAAATTAAATCAGAATAATGGAGAAGGAGTTTTACAGCAACGGCAAATTATTGCTTTCCGGCGAGTATGCCATTTTGGATGGCGCCTTGGGGTTGGCCATTCCCACCAGTTATGGGCAATCGCTTCACATAACCCCAACAACATCCGGTTTTTTGGAGTGGACCAGTTTTGACGAAAACGATAAAATCTGGTTCTCG from Flagellimonas oceani encodes the following:
- a CDS encoding hydroxymethylglutaryl-CoA reductase, degradative, with product MNTPVEGFSKLTKTQKIDWIATHCTKDPKKTKQLLQQYWNSDPRVQQLHDEFIENTVSNYYLPFAIAPNFLINGELYAIPMAIEESSVVAAASKAAKFWLERGGFKAEIIGTEKVGQVHFIYKGAKEKLSDFFAAAKPELLKSVASITKNMEKRGGGINNIELRDLSDTIEGYHQLHCTFETLDAMGANFINSCLEEFAKTLKEQALAFDAFTEEEKDIEVVMSILSNYVPNCLVKAEVSCPISELGNTDMPAKAFAEKFVQAVNIAKAEPYRAVTHNKGIMNGIDAVVLATGNDFRAVEAGVHAYASKTGHYSSLTHAKIEDGIFKFWIEVPLALGTVGGLTTLHPLVKLALEILQNPTAKELMQVVAVAGLAQNFAAVRSLVTTGIQKGHMKMHLLNMLNQLGATESEKQQLVTFFKDQTVTNAAVKEALEKIKSE